DNA sequence from the Streptomyces sp. CA-210063 genome:
GCCGTGTCTTCGGACAGCAGGAATTCGGCCGCTACTTCGTCAACAGCCTTGTCGTCGCCTGCACGGTGGTCGTCGTCTCCGCGCTGATCGCGTTTCTCGCGGCGACGGCCGTCACCCGATTCCGCTTCCGTTTCCGGACCACCCTGCTGATCATGTTCCTGGTGGCCCAGATGGTGCCCGTGGAGGCGCTGACCATCCCCCTCTTCTTCCAGATGCGGGACTTCGGCCAGCTCAACACCCTGGGTTCGCTGATCCTGCCCCACATCGCCTTCTCCCTGCCGTTCGCGATCTGGATGCTGCGCGGCTTTGTGAAGGCTGTACCGGAGGCACTGGAGGAGGCGGCCTACCTCGACGGGGCGAGCCGTTCCCGATTCCTCTGGCAGATCCTTTTCCCCCTCGTCTTCCCGGGGTTGGTGGCCACCAGCGTCTTCTCCTTCATCTCGGCCTGGAACGACTTCCTGTTCGCCAAGTCGTTCATCATCAGCGACACGTCACAGTCGACCCTGCCGATGGCCCTCCTGGTGTTCTACAAGCCCGAAGAGCCGGACTGGGGCGGCGTGATGGCGGCGTCCACCGTGATGACCATTCCGGTGCTGATCTTCTTCGTACTCGTACAGCGACGACTGGTCTCCGGACTGGGCGGAGCGGTCAAGGACTGACGTGACGAACGACATGACGAATGACGTGACGGGAACGGAACTCATTCCGGCGCCCGGGAGCATCTCCTGGAACCAGCCCGGCTACGGGCGCCTGGACGAGGAGACGCGGCTGGAGGCGGGGCCCGGCACCGAGGGCGTCGCCCGCTGGCTGCGGGCCACGGTCGGCGCGGCGACCGGTTATCCGTTCCCGGAGGGCGGCGACTTCGCGTACCGCATGGCGCTCGGCATCGACCCGCAGCTGCCCGCGGAGGGCTACCGCGTCGTCATCGACGGCGCCGACCACCTGATCCAGGGTGGCAGCGCGGCCGGCGTCTTCTGGGGCGCGCAGACCTTCCGGCAACTGCTCGGCCCCGAAGCCTTCCGCCGGGCCCCGCTGGATCCCGACAGGGACTGGGACCTTCCCGAGATCACCGTCGAAGACGGCCCCCGCTTCGCCTGGCGCGGCCTCATGCTCGACGTCGCCCGCCACTTCATGCCCAAGGACGGAGTCCTCCGCTATCTGGACCTGATGGCCGCCCACAAACTCAACGTCCTCCACTTCCACTTGACGGACGACCAGGGCTGGCGCATCGAGATCACGAGGTACCCCCGGCTGACGGGGATCGGCTCCTGGCGGGCGCGCACGAAATTCGGCCATCGCGCGTCCCCCCTCTGGGAGGAGAAGCCGCACGGCGGTTACTACACGAAGGACGACATCCGCGAGATCGTCGCCTACGCGGCCGAACGGCATATCACCGTGGTCCCCGAGATCGACATCCCGGGACACAGCCAGGCCGCCATCGCCGCGTATCCGGAACTCGGCAACACCGATGTCATCGACACGACCTCCCTCACCGTCTGGGACACCTGGGGCATCAACAAAAACGTACTCGCCCCCACTGACAACACCCTGCGCTTCTACGAGGGGGTGTTCGAGGAAGTCCTGGAGCTCTTTCCGTCGCCCTTCGTGCACATCGGCGGCGACGAGTGCGCCAAGGACCAGTGGAGGGAGTCGGCCACCGCGCAGGCCCGCATCCGGGAGCTGGGGCTCGCGGACGAGGACGAGTTGCAGTCGTGGTTCGTCCGGCACTTCGACAACTGGCTGACCGCGCGCGGGCGTCGCCTGATCGGATGGGACGAGATCCTTGAGGGCGGCCTCGCGCCGGGCGCCGCCGTGTCGTCCTGGCGGGGCTACGCGGGCGGCATCACGGCGGCCCGCGCGGGCCACGACGTGGTCATGTGCCCCGAGCAGCAGGTGTACCTGGACCACCGTCAGGACGGCGGCCCCGACGAGCCGGTGCCCATCGGCTACGTACGCACCCTGGAGGACGTCTTCCGGTTCGAGCCGGTTCCCCCGGAGTTGACGCCCGACGAGGCACGGCATGTGCTCGGCACCCAGGCGAACGTGTGGACCGAGGTGATGGAGGACCCCGCGCGCGTGGACTACCAGACGTTCCCACGCCTGGCGGCCTTCGCCGAGGTGGCCTGGAGTCGCCTGCCGGAACCCGCCGAGCGGGACTTCGCGGACTTCGAGCGCCGGATGACGGCCCACTACCCGCGACTTGACGCCCTGGGGGTCGGTTATCGGCCGCCTTCCGGCCCTCGTCCGTGGCAGCGGCGACCAGGTGTGCTCGGACGTCCGATCGAGGGGGCGCCCCCGAACGTGTGAGGCGACCGTGAACCCGTAGGACCGAAAGCGCGTGCCCTGCGACGGTGGCCCCAGAGGGAACAAGAGGCACACAAGGATCACCAGAGGGTGTCAATGTGCACCTATGGGTGATGCCGTGCCAAAACGGACCATCTCTCGGGTGAGGTGGGCGAATGCCTCCTAGCGGACCCCCGCGTTCGGGCCTCGCGAGAATGTGCCAGAGTTGCCACGTCCGCCCTGTCAGCACGTACGGTACGGCAACACAGGCGGACCAGGTGGGGCAGCGGGAAGGGGCAGCCGGTTTGACCACGCACGCACCGCAGGCGGCGCAGGCCGTGACCCTGCCCGGCTCGCTGGACGAGGCCGTGGCGGCCCTCGCCGCCATGCCCTGGGCGGTTCCGGTGGCGGGCGGCACGGACCTCATGGCCGCGGTCAACTCCGGGCAGCTCAGGCCCGCCGCGCTGGTGGGCCTCGGCAAGATCAGCGAGATCCGCGGCTGGCAGTACCAGGACGGACACGCCCTGCTCGGTGCCGGACTGACGCACGCACGCATGGGGCGCCCGGACTTCGCGGCGCTCATTCCGGCGCTCGCCGCGGCCGCGCGTGCCGCCGGACCACCACAGATCCGCAACGCGGGCACTCTCGGCGGCAACATCGCGACGGCCGCCCCCACGGGGGACGCGCTGCCGGTGCTGGCCGCCCTGGAGGCCACGCTGATCATCGCGGGCCCGGGCGGGGCCCGCCGTGAGATGCCCGTCTCCCACCTGCTGGCCGGCATGGAGATGCTGCGCCCCGGTGAACTCATCGGGTTCGTGCGCGTGCCGCTGCTGCACGCGCCCCAGGTCTTCCTGAAGGCCACCGGCCGCACCGGCCCCGGCCGCGCGATCGCCTCCGTCGCCCTCGTCCTCGACCCCGCCCGGCGCGGGGTGCGGTGCGCCGTCGGTGCCATAGCGCCGATGCCGCTGCGCCCGCTGGACGCCGAGGCGTGGGTCGGGCAGCTGATCGACTGGGACGGCGAGCGCACCCTCGTCCCCGAGGCGCTGCAGGCCTTCGGCGAGTACGTCGCCGCCGCCTGCATCCCCGACCCGGCCCCCGAGGTCGACGGCTCCGTACCACCGCTTCCGCCCGCCGTACTGCACCTGCGGCGCACCGTCGCCGCGCTGGCCCGACGAGCACTGGGGAGGGCGCTGTCGTGACCGACGACCAGCACGGAGAGGGCACCCCGCAGCAGGGGGGCCAGGGCGGCTGGGAGCGGCTGCCGCAGGGCGACTACGACGACGGCGCCACCACGTTCGTACAGCTCCCCGAGGGGGGCATCGACGCGCTCCTCGCCGCTGACAGCCCGCTCGCCGCGCCCGGCCACGGCTATGTGCCGCCGCAGATAGCTACGAACTCCATCAACACGGCGGACACCGCCGGAACCGACCCGTCCGCCCCGGGCGCCTGGGCGATGCCGGCCGAGGGTGCCCAGTGGCACGACCCGAACGCCGGGCAGCCGCAGCCCCCGGCGCAGGACGCGTTCACGTACAACCCCGGCTCGACCGGGCAGTGGACGTTCGAGGAGCCGGCCGCGCAGGAAGGCGCCGCTCCCGGTCACGATGTGACCGGCGAGTGGTCGATTCCGGTCGCCGGGGGCGATCTTCCGGACGAATCCGGTGAGTTCAGCACCTCGGCCCTCGTCGAGCAGTGGGGCGGCACCCCGCCCGCCACGCTCCCCGGCGGCGCCCCCGCGCCCTGGGCGACCGAGGAGATCGGCACGGCCTGGACCGCGCCGCCGCCGGACCGGGCCGAGGAGCACGGGACTGACGACCGTACGCCCGGGGAGGACGCGACCGGCGTGACCGCGGAGGCCCCTGGGGAGCCCTCCGCGGCTCCTGGGGCCGCGTACGCAGACCCGGCCCCCGAGACCGCCGGGGAGGCCCCTGAGGCCGCCCAGGAGCCCGCTGAGCCGTCCGGGCCGGTCGGTGAACCCGACGCCGAGCTCTCGGGCCCTCAGGAGCCGGAGACGGCCACTGAGGCGGCCGAGGCCGCCGGGACCGACGCCGAAGGCGACCCGGCCCTCGCCGACGAGCCCGCCCCGCCCCCGCACGACGACCACCCCCTCGCCTCGTACGTCCTACGCGTCAACGGCACCGACCGGCCCGTCAGCGACGCCTGGATCGGCGAGTCGCTGCTCTATGTGCTGCGCGAGCGGCTCGGCCTCGCGGGCGCCAAGGACGGCTGCTCGCAGGGCGAGTGCGGCGCCTGCAACGTCCAGGTCGACGGCCGGCTCGTGGCGTCCTGCCTGGTCCCCGGCGTCACCGCCGCCGGCAGCGAGGTGCGCACCGTCGAGGGCCTCGCCGCCGACGGACAGCCCTCGGACGTGCAGCGGGCCCTCGCCAAGTGCGGTGCCGTGCAGTGCGGTTTCTGCGTCCCCGGCATGGCGATGACCGTCCACGACCTCCTCGAGGGCAACCCCGCGCCCACCGACCTGGAGACCCGCCAGGCGCTCTGCGGCAACCTCTGCCGCTGCTCCGGCTACCGGGGCGTCCTGGCGGCCGTCCGCGAGGTCGTCGCCGAACGCGAGGCGCACACCGCCGCCGAGAACGAGGCAGGCGCCGACCCCGACGAGGCACGCATCCCGCACCAGGCGGGCCCCGGCGCGGGCGGCGTCAACCCGGCGGCGTACGACTCCCAGGGAGCACCCCCACCGGAACCGCACGACCCCGACCGGTCGTACGGCGGCCAGGGCCTGTCGTTCACGGACCAGGACGACACGTACGGCGGTCAGGACCGGTCCTTCGGCGGTCAGGGCGGCGACACCTATGGCGGACAGGGCCAGTCCTTCGGTGGTCAGGGCGACACCTATGGCGGTCAAGGTCAGTCCTTCGGTGGTCAGGGCGACACCTATGGCGGCCAGGGGCAGTCCTTCGGCGGCCAGGACGACTCGTACGGCGGTCAGGGCCGGTCGTTCGGCCAGGACGGAGGCCAGGCGTGAGCAACGAAACCGTCATCGCGGCGCCCGCGGGCCCCGGGGAGGCCGCGCCCGCCCCCGAGCAACCGCCGCACGGCCTCGGCGTGTCCCTGCCGTCCGCCGACGCCCGCGCCAAGTCGGAGGGCACCTTCCCGTACGCGGCCGACCTGTGGGCCGAGGGCCTGCTGTGGGCCGCCGTGCTGCGCTCGCCGCACCCGCACGCGCGCATCGTGTCCATCGACACGTCCCACGCGCGCGAGATGCCCGGCGTACGGGCCGTCGTCACCCATGAGGACGTCCCGGGCACCGCCCTGCACGGCCGCGGCAAGGCCGACCGCCCCCTGTTCGCCTCCGAGGTCGTACGCCACCACGGCGAGCCCATCGCGGCCGTCGCCGCCGACCACCCGGACACCGCGCGGATGGCCGCCGCCGCCGTCATCGTCGAGTACGAGGTGCTCGACCCGGTGATCGACCCGGAGCAGGCCTTCGAGGCCGAGCCCCTGCATCCCGACGGCAACCTGATCCGGCACATCCCGCTGCGCCACGGCGACCCGAACGCGGCCGGCGAGATCGTCGTCGAGGGCCAGTACCGCATCGGCCGCGCGGACCCGGCCCCCATCGGAGCCGAGGCCGGTCTCGCCGTGCCCCGCCCCGACGGCGGTGTCGAGCTGTACGTGGCCTCCACGGACCCGCACACCGACCGCGACGCGGCCGCCGCCTGCTACGGCCTGGCCCCCGACCGCGTCAAGATCGTCGTCACCGGCGTCCCCGGCGCCACCGCCGACCGCGAGGACCAGGGCTTCCAGCTCCCGCTCGGCCTGCTCGCCCTGAAGACCGGCTGCCCGGTCAAGCTGACGGCCACCCGCGAGGAGTCCTTCCTGGGCCACGCGCACCGGCATCCCACGCTGTTGCGGTACCGCCACCACGCGGACGCCGAGGGCAGGCTCGTCAAGGTCGAGGCGCAGATCCTGCTCGACGCGGGCGCGTACGCCGACACCTCGTCGGAGGCGCTGGCCGCCGCCGTCTCGTTCGCCTGCGGGCCGTACGTCGTCCCGAACGCCTTCATCGAGGGCTGGGCCGTACGCACCAACAACCCGCCTTCCGGCCATGTGCGCGGCGAGGGCGCCATGCAGGTCTGCGCCGCGTACGAGGCCCAGATGGACAAGCTCGCGAAGAAGCTGGGCCTCGACCCGGCGGAACTGCGCATGCGCAATGTGATGTCCACGGGCGACGTGCTGCCGACGGGCCAGTCGGTGACCTGCCCGGCCCCGGTCGCCGAACTCCTCCAGGCCGTCCAGGAGTTCCCGCTCCCGGCGCTGCCCAAGGACACCCCCGAGGAGGAGTGGCTGCTGCCCGGCGGCCCCGAGGGCGCGGGCGAGCCGGGTGCCGTCCGCCGGGGCGTCGGCTACGGCCTCGGCATGGTCCACATGCTCGGCGCCGAGGGCGCGGACGAGGTCTCCACGGCCACCGTGAAGGTCCACGACGGCATCGCGACCGTCCTGTGCGCGGCCGTCGACACCGGCCAGGGTTTCGCCACCCTCGCCCGGCAGATCGTCCAGGAGACCCTGGGCATCGACGAGGTCCACATCGCCCAGGTCGACACCGACCAGCCCCCGGCGGGCCCGGGCTGCCGAGGCCGCCACACCTGGGTCTCGGGCGGCGCGGTGGAGCGCGCGGCGAAAATGGTCCGCACGCAACTGCTCCAACCGCTCGCCCACAAATTCGGCATGTCCACGGAGCTGTTGCAGATCACCGACGGCAAGATCACGTCGTACGACGGTGTCCTGTCGACCACGGTCGCGGAGGCGCTGGACGGCAAGGAACTCTGGGCCACGGCCCAGTGCCGCCCGCACCCCACCGAGCCGCTGGACGGCGCCGGCCAGGGCGACGCGTTCGTCGGCCTCGCCTTCTGCGCGATCCGCGCGGTCGTGGACGTCGACATCGAACTCGGCTCGGTACGGGTCGTGGAGCTGGCCGTCGCCCAGGACGTCGGCCGGATCCTCAACCCCGCCCAGCTCAACGCCCGCATCGAGGCCGGTCTCACCCAGGGCGTGGGCGTGGCCCTCACGGAGAACCTCCGCACGCCCCGCGGTCTGATCCGCCACCCCGACCTCACCGGCTACGCCCTGCCCACCGCCCTCGACACCCCCGACATCCAGATCGTCAAACTGGTCGAGGAACGGGACGTCGTGGCCCCCTTCGGCGCCAAGGCGGCCAGCGCGGTGCCGGTGGTCACGTCTCCGGCGGCCATCGCGGCGGCGGTACGGGCGGCCACGGGACGCCCCGTGAACCGCCTGCCGATCCGCCCGCAGGCGGCGGTGGTGACGGGCGCGTAGGCGTCCCGACGTAGCCTCTGAGGTGCGTGTTTGCACGTACGTCGGGCGTTGTCAGTGGTGCGGCGTATGGTTCTTGGCAGTGGGGCGGACGACCGCTGAGCGGTAGGACGTGACCTCACTGGGGGAAGCACGATGCGCACCATGTGCTGGGGGGAGCCATGAGCACAATGACGATGGGGACAATGGGCCTGACGGACCTGAACGACCTGGACCGACCGAACGACCTGGCGGTACTGACCGGAGGACCGGTCACCCGGTCGGGGCTGGCGCTCGACCTGCCCGCCCGCCTGCTGGACGAGGAGTTCGGCCGGAGCAAGGTGTGGCGCTTCGAGGACTTCGACTTCCCGGCCACGCTCACCCACGAGCCGACCCGGCGCTTCCTGCGGGACATGGGCCTGCCCGAGGAGCACGGGTTCTTCCGACTCGACACGGACATCCCGCTGCCGACCCTCGCCGAGTACCACGCGAACGAGCGCCCCGGCGGGTTCACCCCCGACCGACTCCCTGCCTCAGCCGCCCACTTGATACGTCTCGGTCACTTCGTCGAGGGCAGCAGCCTCGTCGTCGACGGCACCACCGGCGCGATCCACAACTGGAGCGAGTCCGAGTCGACCCTGTGTCCCCTGGACGCCGACATCTCCACCCTCGCCTTCAAGCTGTGGCTGCTGCATCGCGAGAAGCGCGAGGGGACGGCCACGGGCTGCTGGGTGGAGACGCTGCGGAACGAGGCTTGCGCGGGCGCTGAGGCCCTGGAGACCGTGGCGGGAATCGAACCCGCGTAAGTCGCTTTGCAGGCGACTCCCTGAACCACTCGGGCACACGGTCGTGTGGGGAGCGAGGTGTCCGCTCCGAACTCGATAGGGAGACCGTAGGCGGGGCTCGGGCGGTGGCTCAAGGGGCGCGGGGGCGCTGCAACGGGACTGCCATACGCCGTTCATGAATGGCGGGGTGTAGGGCCAAGGTCGTAGGAGGTGGGGGACTTCCGACAGGGGTGAATATGGGTGGTGCCCCTTACGCTGGCGGGCATGGCCGCCTTGGAACCGCGTGACACGGATGTCGCGCAGACGAAGCCTGACCTGCCTGTTGTCGCCGAGGGTGCACAGGGGGTGCTGGGGCGGTCCTACCGGGCGCTCAGTGTGGGGATCGTCTCCGTCGTGCTGTTGATCGCGTTCGAGGCCACGGCGGTCGCGACGGCGATGCCGGTGGCGGCGCGGGAGTTGGACGGGATCTCGGCGTACGGGTTCGCGTTCTCGGCGTACTTCACGACCAGTCTGTTCGGAATGGTGCTGGCGGGGCAGTGGTCGGACCGGCGGGGGCCGTTGGGGGCGGGGATCGGTGCCTTCGCGGCGGGGCTGGTGATGTCGGGGACGGCCGGGGTGATGTGGTTGTTCGTCCTCGGGCGGGCCGTGCAGGGGCTCGGTGGCGGGCTGGTGATCGTCGCGCTGTATGTGGTGGTGGGGCGGGCGTATCCGGGGCGGTTGCAGCCGGCGATCATGGCGGCGTTCGCGGCGTGCTGGATCCTCCCCACCGTGGTCGGCCCGCTCGCCGCGGGTGCCGTGACCGAACACCTGGGCTGGCGCTGGGTGTTCGTGGGGATCCCGGTGCTGGTCGTGCTCCCGCTGGTGCTGGCGCTGCCGCAGATCCGGCGCCGGGCGTCGGGCCCGGCGGAGGTTCCCTCACAGGACCCGGCGGCGGCATCGGCCGCCTCCTTCGACCGGCGCCGCATCCGGCTCGCCCTCGGTATCTCGCTCGGGGCCGGGCTGCTGCAGTACGCGGCCCAGGATCTGCGGTGGCTGTCGATCGTCCCGGCGGTGGCGGGAGTGGGGCTGCTGGTGCCGGCGGTGCTGGGGCTGTTGCCGCCGGGTACGTACCGGGCGGTGCGGGGGCTGCCGTCCGTGGTGTTGTTGCGCGGTTTGGCGGCGGGGTCCTTCATCGCCGCCGAGTCGTTCGTGCCGTTGATGCTGGTCACCCAGCGGGGGCTGTCGCCGACGCTCGCCGGGTTCTCCCTCGCGGCCAGCGGTGGGACCTGGGCGCTGGGCTCGTGGGTGCAGTCGCGGCCGAGGGTGGAGCCGTACCGGGAGCGGCTGATGACGCTCGGGATGGTGCTGGTCGCCGCCGCGATCGCCGCGGCGCCGGGTGTGCTGATCGAGGGTGTCCCGGTGTGGACCGTGGCGGTGGCCTGGGCCGTCGGCTGCTTCGGGATGGGCCTCGTCATCTCCTCCACCAGCGTGCTCCTGCTCAAGCTCTCCGCACCCGACCAGGCCGGCGCCAACTCCGCCGCCCTCCAGATCTCCGACGGCCTCTCCAACGCGCTCCTGCTCGCCGCGGGCGGCGCCGCCTTCGCGGCCCTGGGCGGCGGCGCGGTCGCGCACACGACCACGACGGCCTCCGGTGCCGGGTCGCATCCGGCCGCCTTCGTCGCGGTGTTCCTGCCGATGGTGGCGGTGGCGTTGGTGGGGGCCTGGGTGACTACGCGGGTGCGGGGCGAATCGCGGTGACACCATGTGGTACCGCGTAGTACCGTTGCTGCATGGCTGGACTGAACCTGCGGTTTACGGATGAAGAGCTCGATGCCCTGCGCGAGCGCGCGGCGGCGGAGGGGCGCAGCATGCAGGCCTTCGCGCACGACGCGGTGATCGCGGCCATAAACGAGCACTCAAGACTGTTCAACGAGGCGGCCGAGCATGTGCTGAAGGCCAGCGCCGAGTTGAACCGGAGGCTCGCCTGATGCACTACCTCACGATGCCCGAGCTGCTGAATCTCGCACAGCGGCTCGGGGCGGACGAGGTGCGCGACTACGGGCTCCTGGACTCGGCCCTAGCGCGTCCCCAGTCGAGCGTGTTCGGGCAGGACGCGTACCCGGACGTGTGGCAGAAGGCCGCGGCGTTGATGGAGTCGCTGGCTCGCAACCATGCCCTTGTCGACGGGAACAAGCGCATCGCCTGGTATGCGACCTGGGTGTACCTGCACATGAACGGGCACCCCCTGGACGTCGACTTCGACGTGGACGAGGCCGAGCACTTCGTGCTGGATGTCTGCCAGGGCGCACTGGACGTACCCAAGATCGCTGCTCAACTGCCGCGCTTCGCGCGCTGACATCGCCGGCTGCCCAGTGTGAGGTGAGTCCCACCTGTGGGCCGCCCGGCGCAGTTCGCGCGTTGACGGAACCGGGGCGCCGGTAGGGTGGCCCGGTTGTCATACGTAGCCAGGGTGTCCGAGTCGCTGCGCGAGTCGCCCGGGGCTACCCGCCGAGCCGCCCGACCACCAGACCGGAGACCGTGACTACCACCGCCGCCTCCTCGAACCATCACCTCTCGCCCGCCTTTCCCGGGCGTGCCCCCTGGGGTACGGCCAGCAAGCTGCGTGCCTGGCAGCAGGGGGCGATGGAGAAGTACATCCAGGAGCAGCCGCGGGACTTCCTCGCGGTCGCGACTCCGGGCGCCGGGAAGACGACCTTCGCGCTGACGCTCGCGTCCTGGCTGCTGCACCATCACGTCGTGCAGCAGGTGACGGTCGTGGCGCCCACCGAGCATCTGAAGAAGCAGTGGGCGGAGGCCGCGGCGCGGATAGGGATCAGGCTGGACCCGGAGTACAGCGCGGGGCCGCTCAGCAAGGAGTACGACGGCGTCGCGGTCACCTACGCGGGCGTCGGCGTACGGCCCATGCTGCACCGCAACCGCAGCGAGCAGCGCAAGACCCTCGTCATCCTCGACGAGATCCACCACGCCGGTGACAGCAAGTCCTGGGGCGAGGCGTGCCTGGAGGCCTTCGAGCCCGCCACCCGACGGCTCGCCCTCACCGGTACGCCCTTCCGGTCCGACACCAACCCCATCCCCTTCGTGACGTACGAGGAGGGCGCGGA
Encoded proteins:
- a CDS encoding SUKH-4 family immunity protein, which encodes MSTMTMGTMGLTDLNDLDRPNDLAVLTGGPVTRSGLALDLPARLLDEEFGRSKVWRFEDFDFPATLTHEPTRRFLRDMGLPEEHGFFRLDTDIPLPTLAEYHANERPGGFTPDRLPASAAHLIRLGHFVEGSSLVVDGTTGAIHNWSESESTLCPLDADISTLAFKLWLLHREKREGTATGCWVETLRNEACAGAEALETVAGIEPA
- a CDS encoding xanthine dehydrogenase family protein molybdopterin-binding subunit, with protein sequence MSNETVIAAPAGPGEAAPAPEQPPHGLGVSLPSADARAKSEGTFPYAADLWAEGLLWAAVLRSPHPHARIVSIDTSHAREMPGVRAVVTHEDVPGTALHGRGKADRPLFASEVVRHHGEPIAAVAADHPDTARMAAAAVIVEYEVLDPVIDPEQAFEAEPLHPDGNLIRHIPLRHGDPNAAGEIVVEGQYRIGRADPAPIGAEAGLAVPRPDGGVELYVASTDPHTDRDAAAACYGLAPDRVKIVVTGVPGATADREDQGFQLPLGLLALKTGCPVKLTATREESFLGHAHRHPTLLRYRHHADAEGRLVKVEAQILLDAGAYADTSSEALAAAVSFACGPYVVPNAFIEGWAVRTNNPPSGHVRGEGAMQVCAAYEAQMDKLAKKLGLDPAELRMRNVMSTGDVLPTGQSVTCPAPVAELLQAVQEFPLPALPKDTPEEEWLLPGGPEGAGEPGAVRRGVGYGLGMVHMLGAEGADEVSTATVKVHDGIATVLCAAVDTGQGFATLARQIVQETLGIDEVHIAQVDTDQPPAGPGCRGRHTWVSGGAVERAAKMVRTQLLQPLAHKFGMSTELLQITDGKITSYDGVLSTTVAEALDGKELWATAQCRPHPTEPLDGAGQGDAFVGLAFCAIRAVVDVDIELGSVRVVELAVAQDVGRILNPAQLNARIEAGLTQGVGVALTENLRTPRGLIRHPDLTGYALPTALDTPDIQIVKLVEERDVVAPFGAKAASAVPVVTSPAAIAAAVRAATGRPVNRLPIRPQAAVVTGA
- a CDS encoding carbohydrate ABC transporter permease, producing the protein MNSLGFLRRPWRLAAEASALVIAAAVAFPLYWMVLSAFKPAGEIESSEPRPWTLAPTLDSFRRVFGQQEFGRYFVNSLVVACTVVVVSALIAFLAATAVTRFRFRFRTTLLIMFLVAQMVPVEALTIPLFFQMRDFGQLNTLGSLILPHIAFSLPFAIWMLRGFVKAVPEALEEAAYLDGASRSRFLWQILFPLVFPGLVATSVFSFISAWNDFLFAKSFIISDTSQSTLPMALLVFYKPEEPDWGGVMAASTVMTIPVLIFFVLVQRRLVSGLGGAVKD
- a CDS encoding FAD binding domain-containing protein, yielding MTTHAPQAAQAVTLPGSLDEAVAALAAMPWAVPVAGGTDLMAAVNSGQLRPAALVGLGKISEIRGWQYQDGHALLGAGLTHARMGRPDFAALIPALAAAARAAGPPQIRNAGTLGGNIATAAPTGDALPVLAALEATLIIAGPGGARREMPVSHLLAGMEMLRPGELIGFVRVPLLHAPQVFLKATGRTGPGRAIASVALVLDPARRGVRCAVGAIAPMPLRPLDAEAWVGQLIDWDGERTLVPEALQAFGEYVAAACIPDPAPEVDGSVPPLPPAVLHLRRTVAALARRALGRALS
- a CDS encoding 2Fe-2S iron-sulfur cluster-binding protein gives rise to the protein MTDDQHGEGTPQQGGQGGWERLPQGDYDDGATTFVQLPEGGIDALLAADSPLAAPGHGYVPPQIATNSINTADTAGTDPSAPGAWAMPAEGAQWHDPNAGQPQPPAQDAFTYNPGSTGQWTFEEPAAQEGAAPGHDVTGEWSIPVAGGDLPDESGEFSTSALVEQWGGTPPATLPGGAPAPWATEEIGTAWTAPPPDRAEEHGTDDRTPGEDATGVTAEAPGEPSAAPGAAYADPAPETAGEAPEAAQEPAEPSGPVGEPDAELSGPQEPETATEAAEAAGTDAEGDPALADEPAPPPHDDHPLASYVLRVNGTDRPVSDAWIGESLLYVLRERLGLAGAKDGCSQGECGACNVQVDGRLVASCLVPGVTAAGSEVRTVEGLAADGQPSDVQRALAKCGAVQCGFCVPGMAMTVHDLLEGNPAPTDLETRQALCGNLCRCSGYRGVLAAVREVVAEREAHTAAENEAGADPDEARIPHQAGPGAGGVNPAAYDSQGAPPPEPHDPDRSYGGQGLSFTDQDDTYGGQDRSFGGQGGDTYGGQGQSFGGQGDTYGGQGQSFGGQGDTYGGQGQSFGGQDDSYGGQGRSFGQDGGQA
- a CDS encoding MFS transporter — protein: MAALEPRDTDVAQTKPDLPVVAEGAQGVLGRSYRALSVGIVSVVLLIAFEATAVATAMPVAARELDGISAYGFAFSAYFTTSLFGMVLAGQWSDRRGPLGAGIGAFAAGLVMSGTAGVMWLFVLGRAVQGLGGGLVIVALYVVVGRAYPGRLQPAIMAAFAACWILPTVVGPLAAGAVTEHLGWRWVFVGIPVLVVLPLVLALPQIRRRASGPAEVPSQDPAAASAASFDRRRIRLALGISLGAGLLQYAAQDLRWLSIVPAVAGVGLLVPAVLGLLPPGTYRAVRGLPSVVLLRGLAAGSFIAAESFVPLMLVTQRGLSPTLAGFSLAASGGTWALGSWVQSRPRVEPYRERLMTLGMVLVAAAIAAAPGVLIEGVPVWTVAVAWAVGCFGMGLVISSTSVLLLKLSAPDQAGANSAALQISDGLSNALLLAAGGAAFAALGGGAVAHTTTTASGAGSHPAAFVAVFLPMVAVALVGAWVTTRVRGESR
- a CDS encoding type II toxin-antitoxin system death-on-curing family toxin, with translation MHYLTMPELLNLAQRLGADEVRDYGLLDSALARPQSSVFGQDAYPDVWQKAAALMESLARNHALVDGNKRIAWYATWVYLHMNGHPLDVDFDVDEAEHFVLDVCQGALDVPKIAAQLPRFAR
- a CDS encoding beta-N-acetylhexosaminidase, whose protein sequence is MTNDVTGTELIPAPGSISWNQPGYGRLDEETRLEAGPGTEGVARWLRATVGAATGYPFPEGGDFAYRMALGIDPQLPAEGYRVVIDGADHLIQGGSAAGVFWGAQTFRQLLGPEAFRRAPLDPDRDWDLPEITVEDGPRFAWRGLMLDVARHFMPKDGVLRYLDLMAAHKLNVLHFHLTDDQGWRIEITRYPRLTGIGSWRARTKFGHRASPLWEEKPHGGYYTKDDIREIVAYAAERHITVVPEIDIPGHSQAAIAAYPELGNTDVIDTTSLTVWDTWGINKNVLAPTDNTLRFYEGVFEEVLELFPSPFVHIGGDECAKDQWRESATAQARIRELGLADEDELQSWFVRHFDNWLTARGRRLIGWDEILEGGLAPGAAVSSWRGYAGGITAARAGHDVVMCPEQQVYLDHRQDGGPDEPVPIGYVRTLEDVFRFEPVPPELTPDEARHVLGTQANVWTEVMEDPARVDYQTFPRLAAFAEVAWSRLPEPAERDFADFERRMTAHYPRLDALGVGYRPPSGPRPWQRRPGVLGRPIEGAPPNV